The following proteins are encoded in a genomic region of Lachnospiraceae bacterium KM106-2:
- a CDS encoding single-stranded-DNA-specific exonuclease RecJ, which yields MEKWFIKNKKADFDTIASTFGISNIVARLSVNRDIHSNEEMEAYLHPDKKRLHDPKLMKDMVKSVSILKEKIEAGKRIRIVGDYDVDGVMATYILYTGLMECNANVDYEIPERIKDGYGINISIIDAAYEDGIDTIITCDNGIAALNQVKHAKELGMTVIVTDHHDIPFTEEDEVRTFHVPEADAVVNPKQQDCPYPFKGLCGGVVAYKLVSCLYETMGINSNKIDDLLEFAAIATVCDVMDLVEENRIIVKYGLEKMSHTNQVGLKALMEETGIADKKTSVYHLGFVIGPCINASGRLESAKVSLRLLLCKDKAVAKEMARELKELNDERKEMTSVGLEQAIEYIETKDMTEDKVLIVYIPNCHESLAGIIAGRIRERYHKPAIVLCKAHEGVKGSARSIDEYNMFEELNQCKELLTKFGGHPMAAGLSLEERNIESLRERLNDITTLTEDDLIEKVSFDMVLPLKDITFPLLKEMSFLEPYGKGNPKPLFALKNVHIIKANILGKNKNVLKLMVEETDSRIKFPAMLFNQVEAFEEMVLNKYGKDGLDAVYGGFQSQVFFDIVFYPDINEYNGMQTIQIMVQYFR from the coding sequence ATGGAAAAGTGGTTTATTAAGAATAAAAAAGCAGATTTTGATACGATTGCGAGTACATTTGGAATTAGTAACATTGTAGCCAGGTTAAGTGTGAATCGTGATATTCACAGCAACGAGGAGATGGAGGCATATCTTCATCCAGATAAAAAGAGACTTCATGATCCAAAATTAATGAAAGACATGGTGAAATCGGTTTCAATTCTAAAAGAAAAGATCGAAGCGGGAAAAAGAATTCGTATCGTAGGTGATTATGATGTCGATGGTGTTATGGCTACCTATATCCTTTATACTGGATTGATGGAATGTAACGCCAATGTAGATTATGAGATTCCAGAGCGAATCAAAGATGGGTATGGTATTAATATCTCTATTATCGATGCGGCTTATGAAGACGGTATCGATACGATCATTACTTGTGATAACGGAATTGCAGCGCTGAATCAAGTAAAACATGCAAAAGAACTTGGTATGACTGTCATTGTTACGGATCATCATGATATTCCATTTACAGAAGAGGACGAAGTACGTACCTTCCATGTTCCGGAAGCAGATGCAGTAGTGAATCCTAAACAGCAGGATTGTCCGTACCCATTTAAGGGGCTTTGCGGTGGCGTGGTTGCTTATAAGCTGGTCTCATGCTTGTATGAGACGATGGGAATTAATAGCAATAAAATAGATGACCTATTAGAGTTTGCTGCCATTGCAACGGTGTGTGATGTTATGGACTTAGTTGAGGAAAATCGCATTATTGTGAAGTATGGTTTGGAGAAGATGAGTCATACGAATCAAGTGGGATTAAAAGCTTTAATGGAAGAAACGGGAATCGCAGATAAGAAGACCTCGGTCTATCATCTAGGATTTGTTATCGGACCTTGTATCAACGCCAGTGGCCGTCTAGAATCAGCGAAAGTCAGTCTGCGCTTACTTTTATGTAAAGACAAGGCCGTTGCCAAGGAGATGGCGAGAGAGTTAAAAGAATTAAATGATGAGCGAAAAGAAATGACAAGCGTTGGTTTAGAGCAGGCTATCGAATATATCGAAACAAAAGACATGACGGAAGATAAGGTATTGATCGTCTATATTCCAAATTGTCATGAATCGTTGGCTGGAATCATTGCAGGAAGAATTCGAGAACGTTATCATAAGCCTGCAATCGTGTTATGTAAGGCTCATGAAGGGGTAAAAGGTTCTGCTCGTTCGATTGATGAGTACAATATGTTTGAAGAGTTAAATCAATGTAAGGAACTTTTAACTAAGTTTGGAGGTCACCCAATGGCAGCTGGACTTTCCTTAGAGGAACGCAATATTGAGTCACTTAGAGAACGTTTAAATGATATAACCACATTGACAGAGGATGATCTGATTGAAAAGGTATCTTTCGACATGGTACTTCCATTAAAAGATATCACATTTCCACTCCTTAAAGAGATGAGCTTCTTAGAACCATATGGAAAAGGAAATCCGAAACCATTGTTTGCGTTAAAAAATGTTCATATTATAAAAGCGAACATATTAGGAAAGAATAAAAACGTATTGAAATTAATGGTTGAGGAAACAGATAGTCGAATAAAGTTTCCTGCGATGCTATTTAATCAAGTGGAAGCATTTGAAGAGATGGTGTTGAATAAGTATGGAAAAGATGGTCTGGATGCAGTTTATGGAGGATTCCAGAGTCAGGTTTTCTTTGATATTGTATTTTATCCGGATATCAATGAATACAATGGTATGCAGACAATTCAAATAATGGTACAATATTTTCGTTAG
- a CDS encoding adenine phosphoribosyltransferase, translating to MKKIEEYVRSIPDFPEKGIIFRDVTSVLQDPDGLKLSIDLMQQKLEGVDFDLVLGTESRGFIFGVPIAYNLNKGFVPVRKKGKLPCETVEMSYDLEYGSATIEIHKDSIKPGQKVIIIDDLIATGGTIEATIKLVEQLGGEVVKTVFLMELAGLNGRERLKGYDVDAVITYEGK from the coding sequence ATGAAAAAAATCGAAGAATATGTTAGAAGTATCCCTGACTTCCCTGAAAAAGGTATTATTTTCAGAGATGTAACATCAGTGTTACAGGATCCTGATGGACTTAAACTTTCAATCGACTTAATGCAACAGAAACTTGAAGGTGTTGATTTTGATTTAGTTTTAGGAACAGAATCAAGAGGATTCATCTTTGGTGTTCCAATTGCTTATAATTTAAATAAAGGTTTTGTACCAGTTCGTAAAAAAGGTAAATTACCTTGTGAAACAGTTGAAATGTCATACGATTTAGAGTATGGTAGTGCAACAATCGAAATTCACAAAGATTCTATTAAACCAGGTCAAAAAGTTATCATTATCGATGATTTAATTGCTACTGGTGGAACAATCGAAGCAACGATCAAATTAGTAGAACAATTAGGCGGAGAAGTAGTTAAGACTGTATTCCTTATGGAACTTGCAGGATTAAACGGAAGAGAACGTCTTAAAGGTTACGATGTAGATGCTGTAATCACATATGAAGGTAAATAA
- a CDS encoding autolysin sensor kinase, producing the protein MKMRMKILVLCLSSTLLALILQTVLFKYKSSSLIYNQTRNENLHLLDNMQNEIYTYIKAIEKNLIQVYTDKDFLHDMASNQNESELSKKYDRMAYQIVTEEFQTGDRVDALYVYNIEHRLISTYRRAVTPKYNYPKDIYNKDYPCNAEMVKKYVSSEQNNMLISSYYNKYRKKNIIRFVIRFYDTRNIQRKIGYIVCDVDSIVLNKIIDKYKSQQGMYIWLQPRGDRVTVFDGSVDEENQEYYQNKVMTIKKGKTSSEKEESIGNHVLFCVGQNKYNLDAYSLMQNDMLKENQRGLTQSLLIIALIMIIAITLIFIVASSGITKHLVQLMKTIEMIKSGDTQKRVTYLKDDEIGRLGREFNEMLDEIRDLISEEYETKLMLKNAEYKALQAQINPHFLYNTLDTMSSIASVQDCEIVSSLCQSLSNLFRYSLDMKHPYTTLAKEIIYLKNYIFVMNVRMGGEVQYKFDIDETALNEKVPRISIQPLVENALQHGIKNKTGDKVIELIARIRGEQLQIIVKDNGLGMDATKLNQQLEENKLELVEEGNSIGLLNINARMKMIYGEDCGLQIKSEIGKGTSVILTIHRAKVDEVKDV; encoded by the coding sequence ATGAAGATGAGAATGAAAATACTCGTATTATGTCTTAGCAGTACGTTACTTGCTTTAATCTTACAGACAGTACTATTCAAGTATAAGTCGTCGTCCCTTATCTATAATCAGACAAGAAATGAGAATCTTCATTTGCTTGATAATATGCAAAATGAGATTTATACCTACATAAAGGCAATTGAGAAGAATTTGATTCAAGTGTATACGGATAAAGATTTTTTACACGATATGGCCAGTAATCAGAATGAGAGTGAATTGAGCAAGAAGTATGATCGGATGGCGTATCAGATCGTGACGGAAGAGTTTCAAACCGGTGATAGAGTAGATGCCTTATATGTCTATAATATTGAACATCGATTGATCAGTACATATCGCAGAGCGGTGACACCAAAATATAATTATCCCAAAGATATTTATAATAAGGATTATCCCTGCAATGCAGAGATGGTGAAAAAATATGTGAGTTCAGAACAGAATAATATGCTGATTTCAAGCTATTATAACAAATATCGAAAAAAGAACATTATTCGATTTGTAATCCGCTTCTATGACACTAGGAATATTCAGAGGAAGATCGGATATATCGTATGTGATGTAGACAGCATCGTGCTCAATAAGATCATCGATAAATATAAATCCCAACAGGGAATGTACATATGGCTTCAGCCAAGGGGAGACCGGGTTACGGTTTTTGATGGTAGTGTAGATGAAGAAAATCAGGAATATTATCAAAATAAAGTAATGACTATAAAAAAAGGAAAAACAAGTAGCGAAAAAGAGGAGAGTATCGGCAATCATGTTTTATTTTGTGTAGGACAAAATAAGTATAACTTGGATGCGTACTCACTAATGCAGAATGATATGCTGAAAGAAAATCAGCGAGGGTTAACCCAATCGCTTCTTATTATCGCATTAATCATGATAATAGCCATCACATTGATCTTTATCGTTGCTTCCAGCGGGATTACAAAACATTTAGTACAGCTTATGAAGACAATCGAGATGATCAAATCAGGAGATACCCAAAAACGAGTCACCTACCTTAAGGATGATGAGATCGGGCGTCTGGGGCGAGAGTTTAATGAGATGTTAGATGAGATCAGGGACTTGATCAGTGAGGAGTATGAAACGAAACTGATGTTAAAAAATGCAGAGTATAAGGCTTTGCAGGCGCAGATCAATCCCCATTTTTTATATAATACATTAGATACGATGAGCAGTATCGCAAGTGTGCAGGATTGTGAGATCGTGAGTAGCTTATGCCAGTCCTTATCGAATCTATTTCGTTATAGCCTGGATATGAAACATCCTTATACAACACTGGCCAAAGAGATCATATATTTAAAGAACTATATATTTGTTATGAATGTAAGAATGGGAGGAGAGGTGCAATACAAATTTGATATTGATGAGACTGCATTAAATGAAAAGGTTCCGAGAATTTCGATTCAGCCATTGGTTGAAAATGCGCTCCAGCACGGCATCAAGAATAAGACTGGAGATAAGGTGATTGAACTGATCGCTAGAATAAGGGGGGAGCAGTTACAGATCATTGTAAAAGATAATGGTTTGGGAATGGATGCTACGAAGTTAAATCAACAATTAGAAGAGAATAAGCTGGAACTGGTTGAGGAAGGCAACTCAATTGGATTACTAAATATCAATGCCAGAATGAAAATGATTTACGGCGAAGATTGTGGATTACAAATTAAAAGTGAGATAGGTAAGGGAACGAGTGTTATATTAACAATTCATAGGGCGAAGGTAGATGAAGTGAAAGATGTATAA
- a CDS encoding two-component response regulator yesN, translating to MYKENYKLLIADDEYWTREKFRNIIKWQDYGIEFLEPVENGQEVLDVLERERVDILITDINMPLVNGVELISLVKKKYPDVVMFVVSGYDDFEYVKSSLISGAINYLLKPVSKMDLVSAISKALEWISVQEKNKIQTLKMSSLLQDREYSMLVEKKEMSFASNINLDESLDRAGCSLLLIKIHNLKELMEKYQYDMNLLSYSIKKKIKELNCHKDLLVFNYIYRSNEFILLSDLDNAELDKMALKIENYFRGETTSPITITISEHLYSIESIHSAYIQSVSLLMLRKYKKESVIISDKRVKQSITNQTVNAPLTKEVEAQLKLLLKAGNKDALQRMVFDTIGIRKCEKEQWSYLAVRQTVKRICNILSDHMMEKQHSKEIFDLAGLVEVADKTIELLDNRELCNVMEEILVLVSDSKKEKLSGSMKEVVGQAIGYIDSNYFESLSLTSLAKQFGVESSYFSKLFRQVTGDNLMSYIAKKRIERAKDYMHNEDMNLAEIAFSVGYDDYTYFNKVFRKMEGISPKTYRSQL from the coding sequence ATGTATAAGGAGAATTACAAGCTGCTGATTGCGGATGATGAATATTGGACGAGAGAGAAGTTTCGTAATATTATCAAATGGCAGGATTATGGGATCGAGTTTTTAGAGCCAGTAGAAAATGGGCAAGAAGTATTAGATGTGTTGGAAAGAGAACGAGTAGATATTTTGATCACGGATATTAATATGCCGTTGGTCAATGGAGTGGAACTCATTTCACTGGTGAAGAAGAAGTATCCGGATGTGGTCATGTTTGTCGTGAGCGGATATGATGATTTTGAATATGTTAAGAGTAGTTTAATATCAGGAGCGATCAATTATCTGTTAAAGCCGGTAAGCAAGATGGATCTTGTTAGCGCGATATCTAAGGCATTGGAGTGGATCAGCGTGCAGGAAAAAAATAAGATACAGACTCTTAAGATGTCATCCTTATTACAAGATCGTGAATATAGTATGCTAGTGGAGAAAAAGGAGATGTCATTTGCATCAAATATTAATCTAGATGAGTCGTTGGATCGTGCTGGATGCAGTTTGCTTTTGATCAAAATACATAACTTAAAAGAATTAATGGAGAAGTATCAATATGATATGAATTTATTATCTTATTCTATAAAAAAGAAGATCAAAGAGTTAAATTGTCATAAGGATCTTCTTGTGTTTAACTATATTTATCGATCCAATGAATTTATTTTGTTATCAGATTTAGATAATGCAGAATTGGATAAGATGGCTCTTAAAATTGAGAACTATTTTAGAGGTGAAACGACATCACCGATCACAATTACGATCAGTGAACATCTTTATTCCATTGAGAGTATTCATTCTGCCTACATTCAAAGTGTATCCTTGTTGATGTTGAGAAAATATAAGAAGGAGAGCGTGATCATCTCGGATAAGAGGGTGAAGCAGAGTATCACCAATCAGACAGTTAATGCGCCGCTTACCAAGGAGGTAGAGGCACAATTAAAACTGTTATTAAAAGCTGGAAATAAAGATGCATTACAACGAATGGTATTTGATACGATCGGTATTCGAAAGTGTGAGAAGGAACAATGGAGCTATCTAGCAGTCCGACAGACGGTAAAGAGGATCTGCAATATCTTATCGGATCATATGATGGAAAAACAGCATTCAAAGGAGATCTTTGATCTGGCTGGCTTAGTAGAAGTCGCAGACAAAACAATTGAGCTTCTTGATAATCGCGAACTTTGTAATGTAATGGAAGAGATTTTAGTTCTTGTATCGGATTCCAAAAAGGAGAAGCTTTCTGGCAGTATGAAAGAAGTTGTTGGACAAGCGATCGGTTATATTGATTCGAACTATTTTGAATCTTTATCGTTGACATCGCTTGCGAAACAATTTGGAGTAGAAAGTTCCTATTTTTCTAAACTTTTTAGACAGGTAACCGGTGATAACCTGATGTCTTATATTGCAAAGAAGAGGATCGAGCGAGCAAAAGACTATATGCACAATGAGGATATGAATTTAGCGGAGATCGCATTTTCAGTGGGTTATGATGATTATACCTATTTCAATAAAGTATTTCGTAAAATGGAGGGAATCAGTCCAAAGACTTATCGAAGTCAGCTTTAA
- a CDS encoding ABC transport system, sugar-binding protein, with amino-acid sequence MKNKKLLCVALTTAMIASLLGGCSNGNSEKTTGKATNQTKKTEATKKAGSDEEVTLSVLAGQSTTDAGIEDMIDEALAKKYPNIKLEWECVDWGNDFQPKMQQYMQSGLPDIMIGKAQDVATYASKGVLGQIDDKYKNRVLDAANTNVTIDGKTYGLVYNALYQGVYYNKKMFKDNGWEIPKTMDDLQKIINDCKKKGITPFASHMVDTWSIGNVTMQFAMNDVFNKDPKWGDKFRKGEESFSKSKAFQTAYKYNDLIYKNTFKDTFSTEQTDCDAKMVQGKAAMKVSGSWSIQNFLDIDENFDFGIFPFPNQTGDSKLIFEPNITIMTSAKSEHQDAINAVLDVMTNDKNLAVEIYDYTKTASMLKGVSPTFKNPSQEDIDKYASDNKIVDVTLGNNQLVWGGFQEENAKDIASWLQGDKTFEDVLKASDKRVKSSSAN; translated from the coding sequence ATGAAAAACAAGAAGTTATTATGTGTGGCTTTAACAACAGCGATGATCGCATCATTACTTGGTGGGTGCAGTAATGGTAATAGTGAGAAGACGACAGGGAAAGCTACGAATCAGACAAAGAAAACAGAAGCTACAAAGAAAGCAGGAAGTGATGAGGAGGTTACCTTATCCGTACTGGCAGGTCAATCAACAACAGATGCTGGAATTGAGGATATGATCGATGAAGCGTTAGCGAAAAAGTATCCGAATATCAAACTGGAGTGGGAATGTGTTGATTGGGGCAATGATTTCCAACCAAAGATGCAGCAGTACATGCAGTCAGGATTACCTGATATCATGATCGGTAAAGCGCAGGATGTCGCTACATATGCAAGTAAAGGGGTATTGGGACAGATCGATGATAAGTATAAAAACCGTGTGCTGGATGCGGCTAATACCAATGTAACGATAGATGGAAAGACTTATGGACTTGTCTATAACGCATTATATCAAGGTGTTTATTATAACAAGAAGATGTTTAAAGATAATGGTTGGGAGATTCCAAAGACAATGGATGATCTGCAGAAGATCATTAATGATTGTAAGAAGAAAGGAATCACTCCATTTGCAAGCCATATGGTAGATACTTGGTCCATTGGTAATGTCACGATGCAATTTGCAATGAACGATGTCTTTAATAAAGATCCTAAATGGGGCGATAAGTTCAGAAAGGGAGAGGAATCCTTCAGTAAGAGCAAAGCATTCCAGACGGCTTATAAATACAATGATCTGATCTATAAGAATACATTTAAAGATACGTTCTCAACCGAGCAGACAGATTGTGATGCTAAGATGGTACAAGGAAAAGCAGCAATGAAAGTATCTGGTTCTTGGTCAATTCAGAACTTCCTTGATATTGATGAGAATTTTGATTTTGGTATCTTCCCATTCCCTAACCAGACTGGTGATTCAAAATTGATCTTCGAGCCTAACATTACAATCATGACAAGCGCAAAGAGTGAGCATCAGGATGCAATTAATGCAGTATTAGATGTAATGACCAATGACAAGAATCTGGCAGTGGAGATTTATGATTACACGAAGACCGCATCAATGTTAAAGGGGGTATCTCCAACATTTAAGAATCCAAGTCAGGAAGACATCGATAAATATGCTTCTGATAACAAGATCGTTGATGTTACATTAGGTAACAATCAGCTTGTATGGGGTGGTTTCCAAGAAGAGAATGCCAAAGATATCGCATCTTGGTTACAAGGTGACAAGACATTTGAAGATGTTCTTAAGGCATCTGATAAACGTGTAAAATCAAGTAGCGCAAATTAG
- a CDS encoding N-acetyl-D-glucosamine ABC transport system, permease protein 1, with protein sequence MKDKVFRQYVYLVLPGLIIFTIGLIIPMLMALRYSFTSWDGMTAHKAFVGFKNYLDLFKSEEFRSAWWFTIKFTIGNTIIQNVLALLFAIALDSGIKGQKFYRTAFFVPCLISAVIVGFVWLRMFSNVLPAINDLLGTKFNFLLFGSGKTVLSGLLIANNWQWIGYWMLIYLAGLQSVPADLYEAAKVDGAGVLRRFFNITIPMLAPAITICVVGITTGSLKVYDLLVSSTKGGPGRSSTSIIYETYTTAINGRQYGYGSAMSVTLVVVLLLVALIQVKGLKSKEVQA encoded by the coding sequence ATGAAGGATAAAGTATTTCGTCAGTATGTATATCTGGTTTTACCAGGTTTGATTATATTTACGATCGGTTTGATCATTCCAATGTTGATGGCATTGAGATATTCTTTTACCAGTTGGGATGGAATGACCGCACATAAGGCATTTGTAGGTTTTAAAAATTATCTGGATCTATTTAAAAGTGAAGAGTTTCGTTCTGCATGGTGGTTTACGATTAAGTTTACTATTGGAAACACCATTATCCAGAACGTGTTAGCATTGTTGTTTGCAATCGCATTAGATAGCGGAATTAAAGGACAGAAATTTTACCGTACCGCTTTCTTTGTACCATGTTTGATCAGTGCAGTCATCGTTGGTTTCGTATGGCTTCGGATGTTTTCTAATGTCCTTCCTGCTATCAATGATCTACTTGGTACGAAATTCAATTTCCTGCTTTTCGGAAGCGGAAAGACTGTTTTGTCAGGATTATTAATCGCAAATAACTGGCAGTGGATCGGTTATTGGATGTTGATCTATCTTGCGGGGTTGCAATCAGTACCTGCTGATCTATACGAGGCAGCTAAGGTAGATGGTGCAGGAGTCTTAAGGAGATTTTTCAATATTACAATTCCGATGTTAGCTCCTGCCATTACGATCTGTGTTGTTGGTATCACAACGGGTTCCTTAAAAGTTTACGACTTATTAGTATCTTCTACTAAGGGCGGTCCCGGAAGATCTTCTACTTCCATTATCTATGAGACCTATACCACAGCAATCAATGGACGTCAGTATGGATATGGTTCTGCGATGTCTGTAACATTAGTTGTAGTGTTATTGTTAGTGGCATTGATTCAGGTGAAAGGATTGAAGAGTAAGGAGGTGCAGGCTTAA
- a CDS encoding multiple sugar ABC transporter, membrane-spanning permease protein MsmG, producing the protein MSIRRKNKEEVNHEPYTKKTFLVQILMTIVGIFFLAPIVIIINYSFKTKRELYLSSPLSLPKTLQLDNYKKAFEKLDMVTTFSNTFIYTAISVVILALLCGTTAWAIARCKHKFFKFCYVYFIIGILIPYQALFLPIYMIGYNLNLTNTRYGVIFMYIATGISFGVFLMTSFMSTVPVELEEAARIDGCSIIGTYWKIVMPLLKPAMATLVIMQSFQIWNDYLLASLYVSKKELKTLTVAIQSLFSAQSSDYTTAMAAIIISVLPIAILFISLQKYFIKGMTVGAVKG; encoded by the coding sequence ATGAGTATTCGCAGGAAAAACAAAGAAGAGGTTAATCATGAGCCATATACGAAGAAGACATTTCTAGTTCAGATCTTGATGACGATCGTAGGTATTTTCTTCTTGGCACCAATCGTAATTATCATCAACTACTCCTTTAAGACAAAGAGAGAACTATATTTAAGCAGTCCTCTATCCTTGCCAAAAACATTGCAGTTAGATAATTACAAGAAAGCATTTGAAAAGTTAGATATGGTAACGACATTTTCAAATACCTTTATCTATACGGCCATCAGTGTTGTAATACTCGCATTGCTTTGCGGAACAACGGCTTGGGCGATCGCTAGATGCAAACATAAATTCTTTAAGTTTTGTTATGTGTATTTTATCATCGGTATTTTGATCCCTTACCAAGCACTCTTTTTGCCAATCTATATGATCGGTTATAACTTAAATCTAACGAATACAAGATACGGCGTTATCTTCATGTATATTGCGACCGGAATCTCGTTTGGTGTATTCTTGATGACAAGTTTTATGTCCACAGTGCCAGTGGAATTAGAAGAGGCAGCGAGAATCGATGGCTGCTCGATCATCGGAACTTATTGGAAGATTGTTATGCCATTATTAAAACCGGCAATGGCTACCTTGGTCATTATGCAATCGTTTCAGATCTGGAATGATTACTTGCTTGCCAGCCTCTATGTTAGCAAAAAGGAATTGAAGACATTGACGGTAGCAATTCAGTCTTTATTCTCTGCTCAGTCCAGCGATTATACAACTGCTATGGCGGCAATTATTATCTCGGTATTGCCGATCGCTATTTTATTTATTAGTTTACAAAAATATTTTATCAAAGGTATGACAGTAGGCGCAGTGAAAGGATAA